In [Leptolyngbya] sp. PCC 7376, a genomic segment contains:
- the trxA gene encoding thioredoxin — protein sequence MSKTAPVTDATFQEEVLESDVPVLVDFWAPWCGPCRMVAPVVEEIADQYKDQIKVFKLNTDENPSVASDYGIRSIPTLMIFKGGKKVDMVVGAVPKTTLATAIDKQL from the coding sequence ATGTCAAAAACTGCCCCAGTCACAGATGCAACTTTTCAAGAAGAAGTTCTTGAAAGTGATGTACCAGTTCTAGTGGATTTTTGGGCTCCTTGGTGTGGTCCCTGTCGTATGGTCGCTCCTGTCGTAGAAGAGATCGCAGACCAATACAAGGATCAAATTAAAGTATTCAAACTCAATACTGATGAGAATCCTAGTGTCGCTAGCGATTACGGTATCCGCAGTATTCCCACCCTCATGATCTTCAAGGGTGGCAAAAAAGTTGATATGGTCGTTGGTGCTGTACCGAAGACGACTCTCGCGACAGCGATTGACAAACAACTTTAA
- a CDS encoding DUF2555 domain-containing protein, giving the protein MAVLTKTPQEISHMSEADVANLATRLELDDYASPFEALQDWHLLRAIAFQREDLVKPYWHLLDIEAYDES; this is encoded by the coding sequence ATGGCAGTTTTAACAAAAACGCCTCAGGAAATTTCTCACATGAGTGAAGCTGATGTGGCGAATTTAGCGACTCGGCTCGAACTAGATGATTACGCGAGCCCCTTTGAAGCGCTACAGGATTGGCACCTATTGCGGGCGATCGCCTTTCAGCGAGAAGATTTAGTCAAACCCTACTGGCATTTACTCGATATCGAAGCATACGACGAATCATAA
- the coaBC gene encoding bifunctional phosphopantothenoylcysteine decarboxylase/phosphopantothenate--cysteine ligase CoaBC, translating into MLKDKKVVVGISGGIAAYKVCEVISRLFKAGAEVRVVLTDSAQRFITPLTVATLSRHAAYTDEDFWDSHQPRPVHIDLGEWSDLILLAPLTANTLAKVSLGLADTLLTNIILASNCPVLAVPAMNTDMWQQLSVQSNWRKLQKDERYHILSPNSGLLACDRRGKGRMSEPTEIIEAIESLIHSRGQEDLRNTKILISAGGTREHIDAVRFIGNPSSGKMGLAIAKAAAYRGAEITLVHAPIEARLLEDLPEMERFPVVSSAEMERSLLDQADQFDWIIMCAAVGDVRSKILHNNKLSKADLPESIELETIPDIAAQLGHKKRADQKLIGFAAQTGEITAPALAKLQRKNLDAIAANSIDLPDSGFGSETNQLVFIDKEGRQATIPMAPKLAIAHHLLDFIKQL; encoded by the coding sequence ATGCTCAAGGATAAAAAAGTTGTCGTTGGCATTAGCGGTGGTATTGCCGCCTACAAAGTCTGCGAAGTAATCTCTCGCCTCTTTAAAGCAGGGGCGGAGGTTCGTGTGGTGCTAACCGATTCGGCACAGCGATTTATTACACCGCTTACCGTAGCAACATTAAGTCGTCATGCGGCTTATACAGATGAAGATTTTTGGGATAGCCATCAGCCTCGCCCGGTTCACATTGATCTAGGAGAGTGGTCTGATCTAATTTTGCTAGCTCCATTGACGGCAAATACCCTAGCGAAAGTCAGCTTGGGCTTGGCAGACACATTGCTGACAAATATTATTCTGGCGTCAAATTGTCCAGTGCTGGCTGTTCCGGCAATGAATACCGACATGTGGCAACAGCTTTCGGTGCAATCAAATTGGCGCAAGTTACAGAAAGACGAGCGATATCATATCCTTTCGCCGAATAGTGGTCTGTTGGCTTGCGATCGCCGTGGCAAAGGACGGATGTCAGAGCCCACTGAAATTATTGAAGCGATAGAATCCCTGATCCATAGTCGGGGTCAAGAGGATTTACGTAATACGAAAATATTGATTAGTGCTGGTGGAACCCGCGAACATATTGATGCGGTGAGGTTTATTGGCAATCCATCCTCAGGAAAAATGGGGCTGGCGATCGCCAAAGCAGCAGCCTATCGAGGTGCAGAAATCACTTTAGTTCACGCGCCAATCGAAGCTCGATTGCTTGAAGATTTGCCAGAAATGGAACGGTTTCCGGTAGTTAGCTCAGCGGAAATGGAGCGATCACTATTAGACCAGGCAGACCAATTTGATTGGATTATCATGTGCGCGGCGGTGGGTGATGTCCGCTCAAAAATCCTACATAACAACAAATTATCGAAAGCAGATTTACCCGAAAGCATTGAACTCGAAACAATTCCCGATATTGCAGCGCAGCTTGGTCACAAAAAACGTGCAGACCAAAAGTTAATCGGTTTCGCGGCACAAACTGGAGAAATTACAGCTCCAGCTCTCGCCAAACTCCAACGCAAAAATCTGGATGCGATCGCCGCTAACTCGATTGATTTACCAGATTCAGGGTTTGGGAGTGAGACAAATCAGCTTGTGTTTATCGATAAAGAAGGGAGGCAGGCGACAATTCCCATGGCGCCAAAATTGGCGATCGCCCATCATCTCCTCGATTTTATTAAGCAGCTTTAG
- a CDS encoding ParA family protein yields the protein MALIISTVNMKGGVGKTTLTVNLAACLARHHKKRVLVVDLDSQISATLSLMPPQDFARIRKARRTISYLIETTIKPTLKQSLDINDIICPFIANVQGLDLLPGDIELYDEYLVSEMLHKRAVKDEDTNFQEIWNNFELILIKQILEPVMDQYDFIIMDCAPGYNLVTRSGLAASDFYILPARPEPLSVVGIQLLQRRIRALRESHQDTDPDNIDPIKLNLLGIVFILSGGTLLNRYYNQVMKRVSDDFTASQIFKHKIPMDVNVAKALDTFQPAVVSMPNTSGSKAFVKLASEFIAKMKEVGAISDRTGGRVNLADIE from the coding sequence ATGGCACTTATTATCAGTACCGTCAACATGAAAGGAGGTGTCGGTAAAACGACCCTAACCGTTAATCTTGCTGCATGCTTAGCTCGCCACCATAAAAAGCGTGTACTTGTCGTTGACTTAGATTCTCAGATCAGTGCCACCTTGAGCCTAATGCCACCTCAGGATTTTGCTCGTATTCGCAAAGCAAGACGCACGATTAGCTACCTTATTGAGACCACCATTAAGCCGACTCTCAAACAAAGTCTAGATATTAACGACATTATTTGTCCGTTTATCGCTAACGTTCAAGGATTAGACTTGCTCCCTGGTGATATTGAACTTTACGATGAATATCTTGTTTCAGAAATGCTTCATAAGCGAGCTGTAAAAGATGAAGATACAAACTTCCAGGAAATCTGGAATAACTTTGAACTTATTCTCATCAAGCAAATCCTTGAACCTGTGATGGATCAGTATGATTTCATCATTATGGACTGTGCACCAGGCTATAACCTTGTAACCAGAAGTGGTTTAGCTGCGAGTGATTTTTATATTCTTCCTGCTCGTCCCGAACCATTGTCAGTTGTGGGGATTCAGTTACTACAACGACGAATTCGTGCGCTACGTGAGAGTCATCAAGATACTGATCCGGACAACATCGATCCCATCAAACTCAATCTATTAGGCATCGTCTTTATTCTGTCTGGTGGCACCCTACTCAATCGTTATTACAATCAAGTGATGAAGCGAGTGAGTGATGATTTCACTGCATCTCAAATCTTTAAACACAAGATTCCGATGGATGTCAACGTGGCAAAGGCTTTAGATACGTTCCAACCTGCGGTTGTTTCTATGCCTAATACTTCTGGTTCAAAGGCATTTGTCAAATTAGCCAGTGAATTTATCGCTAAAATGAAAGAAGTTGGTGCGATTTCTGATCGGACAGGCGGCAGAGTCAATTTAGCGGATATTGAATAG
- the truB gene encoding tRNA pseudouridine(55) synthase TruB — MVGDRQKFEGWGFINLNKPAGWTSHDCIGKLRRLLRLKKIGHGGTLDPMATGVLPVAVGKATRLLQYLPKQKAYRAIVRFGIRTTTDDLEGEAIATKSCPDLTLAEVKAYLPNFMGKITQIPPAFSAIKKNGKPLYALARQGIEVEVPSREVDIYELNILGWREGEFPELDLEVHCGEGTYIRAIARDLGVAVGTEATLAGLIRSQSGGFSLEQSISFEDIEKQLEEESFACKKPNQLLQHLPQLVLTESQVTAWSYGQKIPWVDPPIPQATPLGIYDSASDFLGVGEFKPSKTEVDQIVLAPRLVLFGK; from the coding sequence ATGGTTGGCGATCGCCAGAAGTTTGAGGGTTGGGGTTTTATCAATTTAAATAAGCCTGCGGGTTGGACCTCCCATGATTGCATCGGCAAACTAAGACGATTATTGAGACTAAAAAAGATTGGCCATGGTGGCACTCTAGATCCAATGGCTACAGGGGTTTTGCCAGTTGCGGTGGGTAAAGCGACGAGATTATTGCAGTATTTACCAAAACAAAAGGCGTACAGAGCAATTGTTCGATTTGGAATACGCACCACAACAGATGATCTTGAAGGGGAGGCGATCGCCACAAAGTCTTGTCCAGATCTGACTTTGGCGGAAGTAAAAGCATATCTCCCAAATTTCATGGGGAAAATCACCCAAATTCCGCCAGCATTTAGTGCGATCAAAAAGAATGGTAAGCCTCTATATGCTTTAGCGAGACAGGGTATTGAGGTGGAAGTGCCCAGTCGTGAAGTGGATATTTATGAGCTAAATATTTTAGGTTGGCGAGAGGGAGAATTTCCAGAGCTGGATCTAGAGGTACATTGCGGCGAAGGGACATACATTCGGGCGATCGCCAGGGATTTAGGTGTTGCGGTCGGTACAGAAGCAACATTAGCGGGATTAATTCGTAGTCAAAGTGGTGGTTTCAGCCTAGAGCAAAGCATTAGCTTTGAGGATATTGAAAAGCAATTAGAAGAAGAAAGCTTTGCATGCAAAAAACCAAATCAGTTATTACAGCATTTACCTCAACTTGTTTTAACGGAATCTCAAGTGACTGCCTGGAGCTATGGTCAAAAAATCCCTTGGGTTGATCCGCCAATTCCCCAGGCAACTCCATTAGGGATTTATGATTCGGCCAGTGATTTTTTAGGTGTTGGGGAATTTAAACCGAGTAAGACTGAAGTAGATCAGATTGTCCTTGCGCCACGCCTTGTGTTGTTTGGTAAGTAA
- the rpaB gene encoding response regulator transcription factor RpaB, protein MVESKATILVVDDEIAVRRILNTRLSMIGYDIITAADGDEALEVFWRERPDLVILDVMMPKRDGYYVCQEIRRESDTPIIMLTALGDVADRITGLRFGADDYLVKPFSPKELEARIHCILRRTKKQQNEVEEAGVLRIANLVIDTNRRKVLQNGNVLRLTHIEFDLLHLLVNQAGNPLSRTDILTAIWGYVPRRHSDLRVVDVHVSRLRSKIEEDPRQPEFIITERGTGYLFRKAPSSAASIAV, encoded by the coding sequence GTGGTAGAGAGTAAGGCAACAATCCTCGTCGTAGATGACGAAATCGCCGTACGCCGTATTTTAAATACCCGACTCTCCATGATCGGCTACGACATTATTACCGCCGCTGATGGTGACGAAGCCCTTGAGGTCTTTTGGCGTGAACGCCCTGATCTCGTTATTCTTGACGTCATGATGCCCAAGCGCGATGGCTATTATGTCTGTCAAGAAATCCGCAGAGAGAGCGACACTCCGATTATTATGCTAACAGCTCTTGGAGATGTGGCAGATCGCATTACTGGACTACGTTTTGGCGCCGATGATTATCTCGTTAAACCATTCTCCCCAAAAGAATTAGAAGCTCGCATTCACTGTATTCTTCGCCGTACTAAAAAGCAGCAAAATGAAGTCGAAGAAGCTGGTGTTCTCCGTATTGCTAACCTTGTAATTGATACGAATCGCCGCAAAGTTTTGCAGAATGGCAATGTTTTGCGTCTCACCCACATTGAATTTGACCTTTTGCACCTACTCGTTAACCAAGCTGGTAATCCTCTCAGCCGTACAGATATCTTGACGGCAATTTGGGGTTATGTCCCCCGTCGTCATAGTGATTTGAGAGTTGTGGATGTCCATGTTTCCCGCTTGCGATCAAAAATCGAAGAAGACCCTCGCCAGCCTGAATTTATCATTACTGAGAGAGGCACGGGTTATCTTTTCCGTAAGGCGCCATCTTCCGCTGCCTCTATTGCCGTCTAG